The region GCTCGTTGTTCGACATCGCCCGCGAGTACGTGGAGAGCTTCGACGTGTACGGCGAAAAGGAGAGCTACGAGTGGCAGCAGATCGAGCGCGAGAGCCCCGTCGTGTTCACCGGTGAGGACGGCCGGCGCGTCGACATACCCGACTACGCCGACCGGCTCCCCGCGTCGATCCGCGAATACACCACCCGGGGTGTCTACGACGCCACCGAGAACCAGCACCTGTCGTTCACCCAGGGCAGCGGGCACGGCGGCTCGCATCCCCACCTGGCGCACGAGTTCGTGACGGCCATCGTCGAGGGCCGAGCGCCGTTCCCCGACGTCTACGCCGCCGCCAACTGGACCAGCGCCGGTATCTGCGCCCACGAGTCGGCACTGCGCGGCGGCGAGGAGATCGACCTGCCGGTCTTCGCCCGTCCGGCGGCCGACGCGCTCTCCGGGGTCGGCGTCCATGCCTGACCTGACCGTACGGGTGGAGCTCGGCAGCGTCAGCGTGCTGCGCGCGGGCACCGAGACACCCATCCTGACCCAGCACGTCCGGCCCGACCTGCGGCCGTTCATCCACCCGATCGTCTCGCCGACCGGCGTGGGCACGGTCACCGAGGACGCGCCCGACCACCACCCGTGGCAGCACGGCCTCTCCGTCGGCCTCAACGACGTCAACGGCGTCGGCTTCTGGCACGAGGGGATGCACCCCGGGCACGTCAACGACGGTTCGTTCCACCCGAGGCTGGTCGGCGAGCCGACGGCCGACGGCAACACCGCCAGCTGGCAGGTGCTGACCGAACTGCGCTCCCCGGCCGGCGAGCCGCTGCTGGACGAGACCCAGGCGTGGACGCTGACCGACCACGGCGACCGGTACGAGCTCGGTCTCGTCCTCGGACTCCGGGCGGTACGGGACCTGACGTTCGGTCAGTACGCCTATGGCGGGCTGTTCCTGCGGATGCCCTACCGGCCCGAGAACGGCGCAACGGCGTACAACAGTGAAGGCCGGACCGGCGCGGAGGCCGAGCAGCAGACGGCCCGGTGGGTCGCGGTCCAGATGCCGCTCCTCGACGCCGGACCCGGCGAGCCGGCGCCCGTGGTGGCCGTGATGGACCACCCCGCCAACTTCCGGCACCCCGCGCCCTGGCGGGTCGACAACGAGTTCGGCATCGGGCCCAGTGTCAGCATCGCCGGTGCCTGGCAGCTCGCAGAAGGCCAGGAGCAGCGGTTCTGCCACAATGTCGTGGTCTTCGGCGCCACCGTCGCGCCGCAGGAGATAGAAAAGGCGTGGCGGGCGTTCGCGGAGGTGTCCGCATGAAGACAGCGATCGTGGTGCACCCGGACTTCGACCGGACCTGGCCGTTCGTCGCCGACCACCTCCATGGGCTGCTCCCGACGGCCACCTTCACGCGGCTTTCCGCCGGGGAGACCGTCGCACTGCCCACGGTCGTCGCCGACCCCGGCACGGTCGAACGGCTGATCTCGCTCGGCGTCCACCCCACCGACGCCGACCTCGACGGGCTGCCCGCGCTCGCCGAGGCGTACGTCGCCGGCTCCTGGCCCCCGTCCGAGGACGTCGACGAGCGCCTCCGCCGCCACAACGTCCGGCGGATCATCCACGGGTCCGAGGGCTACTGGGCGCAGTCCGTCGCCGAGTACGCGCTCGGGCTCACGATCGGCGGGCTGCGCCGGATCCCCCAGCAGCACGCCGCGATCGTCGCCGACGACTCACCGTGGAGGTACACGTACGGCCAGTTCGGCGACGACCCGAACTTCAGCCACGGCACCGTCTCCGGCAAGCGGGTACGGATCGTCGGCGCCGGCAACATCGCCAGCCGGTACGCGAGCTGGACGCACATGCTCGGGGCCGACGTCGCCGCCTGGGACCCGTACGCCACCGAGCCGTCGTTCCACCGGTCGGGTGCCCGGAAGGTTTGGCACCTCGACCGGCTCCTCGCCGACGCGGAGATCTTCGCCCCGATGGTGCCGCTGCTGGCGAGCACAACGGGGCTGATCACCGCCGAGCACATCCGGGCCCTGCCGAAGGGCTGCCTGGTCGTGCTGGTCACCCGGGCGTCCGTCTGCGACGTGCCCGAGCTGCGCCGCCGGGTCCTCGCCGACGAGCTCAGCCTGGCCGCAGACGTGTTCGACGTCGAACCGCTGCCGCTCGACGACCCGCTGCTGGGCCGGCACAACGTCGTACACACCCCGCACAACGCCGGCCGCACGATGCACGCCAACCACAGCTACGCGGAAATGCTGGCCGCGCAGTTCGCGGACTAAAATCATTTTTTGGTACGGGGCGGGGTCAGCGACAGCAGATGACCCCGCCCGAGGAGTCAGCTGGGAAGGGTCGACGGCGGGGTGGCGGTCAGCTCGTCCAGGAGACGGGTGACCCGTTCGCGGATCTCGTCGCGGACCTCACGGACGACGGGTAGGGGCTGCCCGGCCGGGTCGGTGAGTTTCCAGTCCTCGTACCGCTTGCCGGGAAAGACGGGGCAAGCGTCACCGCAGCCCATGGTGATGATGACATCGCTGGCCCGGGCGATGTCCCAGTCGAGGATCCTGGGCTGCTCGGCGGTGATGTCGATGCCGACCTCGCGCATGGCTTCGACGGCGATGGGGTTGATCTGGTCGGCGGGTTCGGAGCCGGCGGAGCGTACATCGACGGTGTCGACGGCGAGGTGGCGAAGCCACCCGGCGGCCATCTGCGAGCGGCCGGCGTTGTGCACGCAGACGAACAGGACAGACGGTCTGGCGGCAGCGGTCATCGTCATGAAAATCCTTTGCGGGCGTGATGCGGGGCAAGGCTGGGGGTGTTCTCCGGGAAGGTCCCGGACTGTCTTCGACCACCTGGACGTAGACGCGGCGCGTCGGTCATACCGGAGCCTGTTCCGGCCGTGCCGGTGCCGTCGCGGCCAGTGCGCCCCGGGCCGGGGCGGCTGCCGGGTACCACCACGCGATCGCGGCGAGGGCGAGGCCGGTCGCGACGAGCTGGGCGGCGATGAACCCGATGGACGAGGTCGGGGCGATGCCGGCGAAGGTGTCGGTGAGTGTCCGGCCGATCGTGACCGCCGGGTTGGCGAAAGCGGTGGAGGAGGTGAACCAGTACGCCGCGCCGATCCACCCGGCGATCGCCGCCGGGGCGGCGACCTGACGGCGGGCGTGGGAGAGCGCCGCGATCAGCAGTAGGAGTCCGGCGGTCGCGACGATCTCGCCCAGCCAGCGCCCCGCCCCTGTCCGGTCGCGCTGCGACCAGGTGATCGCGGGTAGGCCGAACATCAGGTGGGCCAGGACCGTGCCGGCAGCGGCGCCCAGGACCTGCGCGACAAGGTAGGCGCCCAGGTCACGTAGGGGCAGGCCGGAACCGGTGCGACGGCCCAGCCACGAGTCGGCGATCGAGACGACGGGGTTGAAGTGGGCGCCGGACACCGGCCCGAAAATGAGGATCAGCGCGCCGAGGGCGAGCGAGGTGGCGATGCTGTTCTCCAGCAGTTGCAGCCCGACGTCACCGGGCGAGAGCCGGGTGGCGGCGATGCCGGACCCGACCACGGCCGCGACCAGCAGGGCGGTGCCGACCAGTTCCGCCGACGCCCGACGCAGCAACGTGGGGCGCAGGTCGGGTGTCACCGGGTCGACCCGGCCGCCGTGGTGGCGGTGGAAACGTCGAGGAGCTGGGACAGGGCGGCGAGGCGAGCCGGGACGACCCAGTAGTAGACCCATGTGCCCCGGCGCTGGCAGTCGATCAGCCCGGCCTCTCGCAGCACCCTGAGGTGGTGGGAGATCGTCGGCCCGGTCAGGGTGAACGCGTCGGTCAGCTCGCACACGCACACCTCCCCGCCGGCGCGGGCGGCGATCAGGGACAGCAGCCGTAGCCGGACCGGGTCGCCGAGGGCCTTGAACCCGCGCGCCAGGCCGGCGGCGGCGTTTTCGGTCAGGGCCTCGGCGACCATCGGGGTGCAGCAGGTCGCGGGGTCGGCGAGGACCGGCAGCTGTTGTCTAGACACCCGTCTAGTTTGACAACCGTCTAAGCAGAGTGCAACTCTCTGTCTAGACGGCTATCTAAACAATGGAGGTGTGGGATGTCCCGTATCCAGCTCGCCCTGCGCGTCTCCGACCTGGAAGGGTCGGTCGCGTTCTACTCCAAGCTGTTCGACACCGAGCCGGTCAAGCGGCGGCCCGGCTACGCCAACTTCGCCATCGAGGAGCCACCCCTGAAACTGGTCCTGCTCGAAGGCACCCCGGACCAGCCCACCGCCATCGACCACCTCGGCGTCGAGGTGTTCGACGGCGCGGAGGTCACCGCCGCCACCGACCGGCTCACCGAGGCTGGCCTGATCACCCTGACCGAAAGTGACACCTCCTGCTGCTACGCCCTCCAGGACAAGGTCTGGGTCCGCGGCCCCGGCGACGAGCGATGGGAGGTGTACGTGGTCAAGGGCGACTCCGACCAGTACGGCAGGTCCGCCCAGGTCGAGCCCGGCGCCGACGCCCCCCGTGGCGAACGTGCCGACCGGCAGCGGGCCGCCGGTGCGGGAACGGCCAGCTCCGGCGGCTGCTGCTCGTAGCCACCGCGCCGTGGCGTCCCCTCCGCAGGGCCACCCCCGTGCCGGCCCTGCGGAAGGTACGCCCCTTCACCCGGAGCGCGGGGCCGACCGTCGGACGGTCCACCCCGCCTCCGTACGTACCGGACTACTGGATCAGTGGCTCAGCAGGGGTCGATGTAGTAGATGTTCGACCAGTTCCGGAGGCCCGGATTGGGGGCCACCGCGCTATTGGCGATCCACTGACGGACGCGCCCAGCCGTGTACGACCGTTTCCGCGTCTCGGTACCCAGACCGTCGAGGCGATGCCGGCTGGTGACGACCGTCAGGCAGTGCGTCGATGCCGGAAGTAGCGGCCGGACCTGATCGGAGGAGGCGGCGTTGTCGAGCAGGATCAGCACGTGCCGGTTCGCGAGCACCGAGCGGTACATGGCCGACGAACAGCTGACCACCCGGATAGTGCCGGGCGGCCCGGTGGGCCCAGTGCACGGCCAGTGCCGTCTTTCCGATTCCGCCGATTCCACCGATCGTGCAGAGCGCGGCCACGCCGGATGACGTACCGTCCCCGTCGACCAGGGCGTCAAGGGCCGCAAGGTCCCCCTCCCGGCCGATGAAACCGGGGATGTCACGAGGGAGACGTCGCGGGGTGCCGGAGGCCGTGTCACCGCCGGTAGGTGTGGGCAACGTCAGTCCCGGGTCGTCGTCGAGGATCCGTCGGTGCAGGCGCCGGAGATCCTGTCCGGGCTCGACACCGAACTCCTCGACCAGGGCCCGGCGCGCGACCCGGTACGCCTCCAGGGCTTCCGTTCGTCTACCCGCGCGGGTCAGGGCCAGCATGAACAGTTCGATGCCGTGCTCCCGGGTCGGGAACTCCCGGACCAGTTCGGCCAGCAGACCCACCACACGCAGATGCTCACCCGCGGCCAGTTCGGCTTCGACGCGCCGTTCGAACGCGGCGAGCCGGTTCTCCTCCAGGCCGCGCCCGAGTCGTTGGCGAAGCTCCTCGTTCGCGACGCCGGCCAGCAGCGGGCCCTGCCACAGTTCGAGGGCTGCCGCCAAGGCGTACGCGCGGGTCGCCGGGTCGGCGATCGTGCTCGTACGCTCCACCTCGGCGGTGAACCGGTGCAGATCGACCGCCGCCGGGTCCACATCGATCAGATAGCCCGCGTGCCGGGTGAGGATGCGCACGCCGTACGGAGCGAGCCGCCGCCTCAGCCGGGCAACGTACGTGTGGAGAGTGGCCCGACGCTCCGCCGCCTCGGCGTCCTGCCACAGCAACTCGATCAGGCGCTCCGCCAGCACTACCCGGCCCGGCTCCAACAGCAGCAGTCCCAGCAGGCAGCGCTCCTGTCGGCGGCCCAGCTCGACCGGGCTGCCCCGGTGGCTGGCCGCAACCTTCCCGAGCACCTGAAACTCCACGCGGCGCAGCGTAGCCGAGCCCCGGTCGCACCCGATGACGGCGCTGAATCAGGTTCTCGCGGCCGGCTACTGCCCGCCCTCACCGACGCCGTGGGTCGCAGGACGCTGGTCGGTCGGGTTGAGTTTGGCTCGCACCGCCTCGGCGTCGGGGTGTTGGAGCTCCTCAAGGATCACGAGCGCCTGGTGCCAGGCTGTTCGGGCGGCCGGAAGGTCGGCCGCGGCGGCGCAAGCGTCACCACGGTGGGTCAACACGGCGGACTCGCTGTAGCGGTCGCCGAACTGCCGGAGGTACTCAACGCTGCGGTCGAAGCAACGGATGGCCTCGTCGTAGTCACCGAGCTGCTGGTTGGCGCAGCCGATGCTGTCCAGGGTGAACGCCTGGCCGAGTCCGTCGCCGAGGGCCTCCAACATGGACAGTGCCTTTTGGCACAGGTTGCGGGCGAGGTCGTGCTCGCCCAGTTGGGTGTGGGCCCAGCCGGCGGCGTTCAGGGCCTTGGCCTCGTCGTGCTGCTGGCCGGATCGACGGAATGCGTCGATGGCCAGTTCGGCGTAGTGCAGGGACTCGCGGTGCTGCCGGCGGCGGTCGTTGACCATGCCGATGCCCAGGTAGGCTTTGCCCAGTCCCACGAGATCGTCGATTTCCCGGCTGAGGATGGCCGATCGCTCCATGTCGGCCAGGGCGTCGTCGAGACGGTCCAGCAGGGTGAACGCGTTGGCCCGCTCGCGCAGAGCGGTTGCCTCGGCCTCGTTGTCGCCGGTCCGCCGGGCGGCGGTGCTCCCACTCGTCGCCGCTCTGACCAGGTCGTCCCAGTGCGCCGAGACCATGAAGAAGCCCGACAGCGCCCAGGCGAGTCGTGCTGCCGGGCGGTCGAGGCCGTTCCCGGCCGCCAGGTCGACCGCGGCCAGCAGCGCCTGATGCTCGCCCTCGAACCAGGCGAAGGCCCCGGCCCGCGCGGACAGCGTGGGGAGGATGACCTGCGCCAACGGTTCGGTCCACGACATTGCCATCCGGGCCGGGTTGATGAGCCGGGCCGCCGTGTACGCCGCCTGCATGTAATGGTCGACGAGGCGGGCGATGGCCGCCTGGCGTTCGGCGAGCGGGTCGGTGTGCCCGGCGGTCTCGCGGGCGTACGACCGCATGAGGTCGTGCATCTCATACCTGCCGTCGGTCCGTTTCACGACCAGGGCGGCCTCGGCCAGCTCGGCCAGCGGGTCCTGTAGCCGTGCCCGGGTGAGGCCGACGAGACTCGCGGCCGCGTCGGCCGAGATGTCGGGCGCGGTGTGCAGTCCGAGCAGCCGGAACAGACGTGCGGCGGTGTCGGTGAGGGCGTGGTACGACCACGAGAACACGGCGCGTACGTCGGTCAGGGGATCGCCCGTGGTGAGGATGTCCAACCGCTGGGCCGAATCGTGGAGCCCGGCGCTGACCTCCCGCAGCGACAGCTGAGGACGGGTTGCCGCGCGGGCTGCCACCACCGTCAGACCGATCGGCAGTCCCGCGCAGGCGGCCACGATCTGCTCGACCGCTTCCGGCTCGGCCAGCAGGCGGGCCCGCCCCATCCGCGTCGACAGCAGTGCCCACGCCTCCACGTCGTCCATCGGCGTCAGCACGATGGGCCAGGCACCCTGTGAGGCGACCAGCCCGGCGAGGGTGTCCCGGCTGGTCACCATCACCAGACTGGTGGCCGCGCCCGGCAGCAGGGGACGGACGTGCATGGTGTCACGGGCATTGTCCAGAACGACCAGGAACCGCCGCCCGGCGAGCTTGCTGCGGAACAACGCGGCCCGCGCATCCAGGCCGTGCGGAATCCGCTCCGAGGAGACGCCCAGGGCCTCCAGGAAGCTCATCAGCACGTCACCCGGCAATGCCGCCGCCCCGCCCGGGTCGAACCCACGCAGGTTCGCGTACAGCTGACCGTCCGGAAACTGGTCGGCGATCTGATGGGCCCAGTGGACCGCGAACGAGGTCTTGCCGATGCCGGCCATTCCGCCGATCGCGGTGACCACCACGGAGCGACCCGGCAGGGCGTACGTGCGGATGGCCTCGATCTCGGCCGACCGACCGACGAACGCCGGGAGGTCGGCCGGGAGCTGAGCCGGCCTGGGGAGCTCCTCCGTCGTGCGGGGTGCCACATGCAGCGGCCGCAGCACCACATCTCGGGCAGAGGCCAACTCGCCGCCCGGATCGAGGCCCAGGTCGTCGCGCAGCCGATCCCGGACCGCGTCGAACCGAGCCAGCGCGTCCCGCTGGCGGCCGACCAGGGCCAGCAGGCTCACCAGCCGGGCCTGAAGCGGTTCGTCCAGAATCGCCCGATCTGCGGCGAGTTCGACGAGGGGCAGCAACTCGTCGTCGCGAGCCGCCAGGGCGACATCGGCCGCCTCGCGGGCCGCGACGACGTACTCGCGCTCGATCGCGGTGAAGAACGGCCTCTCGCGCGCTTCGGCTCCGATCCCGTCGGCGACCGGGCCGTGCCACAGCTGCAAGGCCCGAGCGTAGGACTGCGCGGCCACGCCGCGTGATGCGCGGGCGCGGGCCACCAGGTCGCGGAACTGGAGCAGGTCCGCGCTGTCGGCGTCGACCCGGAGTCGGTATCCACCGCCGCCGCGCACGAGCCAGCTGCCTTCCTCGCGTGGGCCGAGCTCAGGCTCCAGCGCCCGGCGCAACTGCCCGATCATCCGGTGCACGGTGTTCAGGGCCGAATCGGGTGGATCGCGCCACCACAGGACGTCCACTATCTGAGTTATCGGCACCGGCTGGTCGGGATGAGCGAGCAGCACCGCCAGAACCGCCCGCTGCTGGGGCGGACCCAGCTCGACGTCCTCGCCATTGCGCCACGCCCGCACCGGGCCCAGCAGGCTGAACCGCAACCGTCCCCGCACCGTTAAGCCACCCAGCCGACTCCAGGACCGCCACCGGTGGCTGTCGAACCATCACGATAGTCCAACCCGAGTTCGTCGACCCAGCCCGCTCCAACCAACATTTCACCTGGTGGCGGCCTTACCGTCGCCGCTCGACCAAACGCCGACCCCGGGCTGTGCGGAGTTGGGACAAGCACGGCATCGGACCGGCCATGATCCAGGAGTTCGCCGGCCGCCCACGCGACCGGCTCACCCCCGCCGCATCAGAGGGTGGGTTTCATGCCGCCGTCGATGAGGATGTCGGCGCCGGTGATGTTGGAGGCGCGTTCGCTGGCGAGGAGGAGGACGAGGTCGGCGACTTCCTCCGGGCGGGTGAAGCGGCCGGTTACGGCGTCTGCGGCGGCCCGCTCGGCAACAGCGGCCGGATCGATGCCTTGGGCTTGGCCGAGGGTCGCGGCGACGCCCTGGTCACCGAGCCAGAGCGCGGTGGACACGGGTCCGGGGCTGACCGTGTTGATGCGAATTCCGCGTGAACCATATTCCTTGGACAGCGCCTTGCTGACGTTGAGCAATGCGGCTTTGGCGGCGCTGTAGTCGATGACGAGCGGGTCGGGCAGCGTGGCGTTGATCGAGGCGATGGTGATGATGTTGCCGCCGCCACGGGTGATCAGGTGTGGCAGCGCGGCCCGGATGGTCCGGACAGCGGTGAGCAGGTTGATGGTGAGTGTGTTCGCCCAGTCCTCATCCGTGATGCTCAGGAACCCGCTGGTACGTGGGGTGACGGCGCCGACATTGTTGACGACGATGTCGAGTCCGCCGAACGAGCTGACCGCGGCGTCGATCAGCCGGCCGGGTCCGCCCGGGGTGGTGAGGTCGATCTGTTCCGGCCGCACCTGGTGGTGTTGTGCCAGTTCGACGATGTCGGTGGTGAGTTCACGGGCGCCGGCGACCACCCGGACGCCCTCGCCGGCGAGGGCCTGCGTGATGGCGAGCCCGATGCCTCGGCTGGCACCGGTGACGACGGCTACCTTGCCGGCCAGGTTCAGATCCACAATGGAGCCTTTCTCGGGTGGGCCGCTCGGTGGAGGTCGGCCGCCAGTTCGGCGACCGGCCTCGTGGTCGTGGGGCAGTGCTCAGCCCAGGAACCTCAGCAGGAGCTGCGTCATCTCGGCCGGCTGTTCTTCATAGATCCAGTGGCCGCTGTTGTCGACAAGGGCGCCGGTGACGTTGGTGGCGTACCGGGCAACCTGGGTGGGGACGAAGTCGCGGAGGCTGCCGCTGGCGCCGATGGCGAGCACCGGCATGGTGAGCTTGGTGTTGATATTGACGGCGTTGTCGACGATATCCTGATCGAAGGTTCGGAAGTATTCGAAGCTGGCCCGTAGGTGGGCCGGGTCGCGTAGATAGCG is a window of Micromonospora sp. NBC_01699 DNA encoding:
- a CDS encoding PmoA family protein — encoded protein: MPDLTVRVELGSVSVLRAGTETPILTQHVRPDLRPFIHPIVSPTGVGTVTEDAPDHHPWQHGLSVGLNDVNGVGFWHEGMHPGHVNDGSFHPRLVGEPTADGNTASWQVLTELRSPAGEPLLDETQAWTLTDHGDRYELGLVLGLRAVRDLTFGQYAYGGLFLRMPYRPENGATAYNSEGRTGAEAEQQTARWVAVQMPLLDAGPGEPAPVVAVMDHPANFRHPAPWRVDNEFGIGPSVSIAGAWQLAEGQEQRFCHNVVVFGATVAPQEIEKAWRAFAEVSA
- a CDS encoding NAD(P)-dependent oxidoreductase; protein product: MKTAIVVHPDFDRTWPFVADHLHGLLPTATFTRLSAGETVALPTVVADPGTVERLISLGVHPTDADLDGLPALAEAYVAGSWPPSEDVDERLRRHNVRRIIHGSEGYWAQSVAEYALGLTIGGLRRIPQQHAAIVADDSPWRYTYGQFGDDPNFSHGTVSGKRVRIVGAGNIASRYASWTHMLGADVAAWDPYATEPSFHRSGARKVWHLDRLLADAEIFAPMVPLLASTTGLITAEHIRALPKGCLVVLVTRASVCDVPELRRRVLADELSLAADVFDVEPLPLDDPLLGRHNVVHTPHNAGRTMHANHSYAEMLAAQFAD
- a CDS encoding arsenate reductase ArsC; its protein translation is MTMTAAARPSVLFVCVHNAGRSQMAAGWLRHLAVDTVDVRSAGSEPADQINPIAVEAMREVGIDITAEQPRILDWDIARASDVIITMGCGDACPVFPGKRYEDWKLTDPAGQPLPVVREVRDEIRERVTRLLDELTATPPSTLPS
- a CDS encoding aquaporin; amino-acid sequence: MTPDLRPTLLRRASAELVGTALLVAAVVGSGIAATRLSPGDVGLQLLENSIATSLALGALILIFGPVSGAHFNPVVSIADSWLGRRTGSGLPLRDLGAYLVAQVLGAAAGTVLAHLMFGLPAITWSQRDRTGAGRWLGEIVATAGLLLLIAALSHARRQVAAPAAIAGWIGAAYWFTSSTAFANPAVTIGRTLTDTFAGIAPTSSIGFIAAQLVATGLALAAIAWWYPAAAPARGALAATAPARPEQAPV
- a CDS encoding ArsR/SmtB family transcription factor; its protein translation is MSRQQLPVLADPATCCTPMVAEALTENAAAGLARGFKALGDPVRLRLLSLIAARAGGEVCVCELTDAFTLTGPTISHHLRVLREAGLIDCQRRGTWVYYWVVPARLAALSQLLDVSTATTAAGSTR
- a CDS encoding ArsI/CadI family heavy metal resistance metalloenzyme; the encoded protein is MSRIQLALRVSDLEGSVAFYSKLFDTEPVKRRPGYANFAIEEPPLKLVLLEGTPDQPTAIDHLGVEVFDGAEVTAATDRLTEAGLITLTESDTSCCYALQDKVWVRGPGDERWEVYVVKGDSDQYGRSAQVEPGADAPRGERADRQRAAGAGTASSGGCCS
- a CDS encoding AfsR/SARP family transcriptional regulator, which translates into the protein MEFQVLGKVAASHRGSPVELGRRQERCLLGLLLLEPGRVVLAERLIELLWQDAEAAERRATLHTYVARLRRRLAPYGVRILTRHAGYLIDVDPAAVDLHRFTAEVERTSTIADPATRAYALAAALELWQGPLLAGVANEELRQRLGRGLEENRLAAFERRVEAELAAGEHLRVVGLLAELVREFPTREHGIELFMLALTRAGRRTEALEAYRVARRALVEEFGVEPGQDLRRLHRRILDDDPGLTLPTPTGGDTASGTPRRLPRDIPGFIGREGDLAALDALVDGDGTSSGVAALCTIGGIGGIGKTALAVHWAHRAARHYPGGQLFVGHVPLGAREPARADPARQRRLLRSGPAATSGIDALPDGRHQPASPRRSGYRDAETVVHGWARPSVDRQ
- a CDS encoding AfsR/SARP family transcriptional regulator, translating into MRGRLRFSLLGPVRAWRNGEDVELGPPQQRAVLAVLLAHPDQPVPITQIVDVLWWRDPPDSALNTVHRMIGQLRRALEPELGPREEGSWLVRGGGGYRLRVDADSADLLQFRDLVARARASRGVAAQSYARALQLWHGPVADGIGAEARERPFFTAIEREYVVAAREAADVALAARDDELLPLVELAADRAILDEPLQARLVSLLALVGRQRDALARFDAVRDRLRDDLGLDPGGELASARDVVLRPLHVAPRTTEELPRPAQLPADLPAFVGRSAEIEAIRTYALPGRSVVVTAIGGMAGIGKTSFAVHWAHQIADQFPDGQLYANLRGFDPGGAAALPGDVLMSFLEALGVSSERIPHGLDARAALFRSKLAGRRFLVVLDNARDTMHVRPLLPGAATSLVMVTSRDTLAGLVASQGAWPIVLTPMDDVEAWALLSTRMGRARLLAEPEAVEQIVAACAGLPIGLTVVAARAATRPQLSLREVSAGLHDSAQRLDILTTGDPLTDVRAVFSWSYHALTDTAARLFRLLGLHTAPDISADAAASLVGLTRARLQDPLAELAEAALVVKRTDGRYEMHDLMRSYARETAGHTDPLAERQAAIARLVDHYMQAAYTAARLINPARMAMSWTEPLAQVILPTLSARAGAFAWFEGEHQALLAAVDLAAGNGLDRPAARLAWALSGFFMVSAHWDDLVRAATSGSTAARRTGDNEAEATALRERANAFTLLDRLDDALADMERSAILSREIDDLVGLGKAYLGIGMVNDRRRQHRESLHYAELAIDAFRRSGQQHDEAKALNAAGWAHTQLGEHDLARNLCQKALSMLEALGDGLGQAFTLDSIGCANQQLGDYDEAIRCFDRSVEYLRQFGDRYSESAVLTHRGDACAAAADLPAARTAWHQALVILEELQHPDAEAVRAKLNPTDQRPATHGVGEGGQ
- a CDS encoding SDR family NAD(P)-dependent oxidoreductase, which codes for MDLNLAGKVAVVTGASRGIGLAITQALAGEGVRVVAGARELTTDIVELAQHHQVRPEQIDLTTPGGPGRLIDAAVSSFGGLDIVVNNVGAVTPRTSGFLSITDEDWANTLTINLLTAVRTIRAALPHLITRGGGNIITIASINATLPDPLVIDYSAAKAALLNVSKALSKEYGSRGIRINTVSPGPVSTALWLGDQGVAATLGQAQGIDPAAVAERAAADAVTGRFTRPEEVADLVLLLASERASNITGADILIDGGMKPTL